In the Deferribacter desulfuricans SSM1 genome, AAAGATGAGGGGTAAATATTACTTTACTATTTTTATCAGCTAATTTTAATATCGATGATATCTCAGACTCGTGTCTGTGGGATAGTATGGAATAAGGCTTAAAATCTTCATTAACCTCACAAAAATGTGTTTTTTCTGTAGGTTTTTTCCCCGCGCCACTAACACCAGATTTAGAATCAGCAATTATTTCTGGTGATATTAGACCTTCTTTTAATAATGGATAAGTGGGGATGATTATGCTTGTAGGATAACATCCGGGATTTCCTATAATTTTTGCACTTTTGATATTTTTTTCAAATAATTCAGGTATTCCGTACGCAGTAAAATCTAATAGTTCTGGATATTTATGATTTATTTTATAAGTTTTTTCATAAAGTGAAATATCTTGATATCTAAAATCGGCGCTTAGGTCTATACAAATTTTACCTTTAACAAAAAAATATTTTACTGCATCCATTGATGCTGCGTGCGGAAGGCATAGGAAAATAATGTCACTTTTTGAGGCGATTTGTTCGAAATTGTTAGGTTCGATTGTTTTGTCAAATATGTTGGTAAGCTGAGGATATATTTCAGAAAAATTTTTGCCAGCATAGCTATCACTTGTCACTGCTGATATTTCTATGTGTGGGTGTTTTATGAGAATCTTAACTAGCTCAAAACCAGTATATCCTGTAGAACCTATTATAGAAACTTTCATCTATTCCTCCACTTGTATTTTATATTATAGAGTATGCAACAATCCTCTTTATTTTTATTTATTATAGCAATTTTTTATAAATTTATAAGCGCTAATTTTATTTTAAAACTTAATTTGAAAAGTTATAAATTGTATGTTAATGTATAAGTATGGAAAAAACTAAAGTTATTACTGTTACAAGTGGAAAAGGTGGGGTTGGGAAGAGTAATTTTTCTTTAAATTTAGCATTATCAATTTCTAAACTTGGGAAAAAGGTTGCACTTCTTGATGCGGACTTAGCGTTGGGGAATGCAGACCTTTTGATTGGTAAAAAGCCTGAAAAGACTATTGCTGATATTGTTCTTAATGATTTTAAAATAGAAGATGTTTTGATCGAAGATAAGCATTATCCAAATTTTGCTTTAATACCTGCAGGTAGTGGAATATTTGAGTTGACAAAATTATCTGGGAAAAAACGAAATCATTTATTAGGTGAAATAAAAAGATTAAGAGACCGTTTTGAATACTTAATTATTGATACTGGAGCTGGTATATCAAATGAGATATTATCCTTTGTGAAACTTGCAGATGAAGTTGTTGTTGTTATCTTGCCTGAAGTAACATCTATTAAGGATAGTTATTCTACGTTGAAGATTTTAAAAGAGAAGAATATTGTTAGAGAATTTAAGATCCTTATAAACAGAGCAAAATCAAAGGCTCAGGTACATAGTGTTTTTGAAAAATTCAGGGATACAGTAAAAAAGTTTTTACATTTAGATATAAATTTGCTTGGTTTTTTGCCAGAAGATGAGAATTTTGCAGAATCTGTCAACAGGCAAATACCTATTATCACTTTATATCCAAACTCCCCTACGTCAAAACTTTTTAAACATTATGCAGAATATTTTGTTAACAATTCAAATCTAAAAGGTGTTGAAATAGATGCTTTATTTGATGATTTGATAAAGGAAAGTGCTGATAAGGAGTTTGTTTCAAGTAAAAATGAAGATAAGAAAGAGGTCGGGGAAGCTGTAGAGTCCAATTTTTTAGATTTTTATGTGGCTGAGAGTGAAAAG is a window encoding:
- the argC gene encoding N-acetyl-gamma-glutamyl-phosphate reductase; amino-acid sequence: MKVSIIGSTGYTGFELVKILIKHPHIEISAVTSDSYAGKNFSEIYPQLTNIFDKTIEPNNFEQIASKSDIIFLCLPHAASMDAVKYFFVKGKICIDLSADFRYQDISLYEKTYKINHKYPELLDFTAYGIPELFEKNIKSAKIIGNPGCYPTSIIIPTYPLLKEGLISPEIIADSKSGVSGAGKKPTEKTHFCEVNEDFKPYSILSHRHESEISSILKLADKNSKVIFTPHLLPINRGIESTIYTKSDKSLEQLYDCLKEYYKNKKFVRIYENSIPSIKNVQYTNFIDIALFKRRETLIIVSCIDNLIKGASGQAVQNMNLLLNLKESTALI